DNA from Anaerobaca lacustris:
ATCTCGATCCCTGTGGGGACTCCACCCGAGTCGGGGGGAGTCGTGTGGCCGTCCTCAGCCATGGAGTGGGTCATACCCCCTGCCATTGTGGCGATCCCCCAGGACATCGCCATCCCCACTACAACGACCATTCCAATCTGGCGGATTCGGCGGTTTCCTGTATACATCTTGTGATCTTCTTTCGATGGGCAGCGACTGCTAACGGGCCAGAATCAGCACCGCCCACTGGCCTTTGCCGGGCGTTTCCAGTTTCAGTGCTCGGCTGGGGGCGACGGTCTCTGCCTCCTGCCAGGCACTGCGGTTGATATCCAGCCAGCGGACCTCAAGCGGCCCCTGTGCGGCCGAGACATCGACTGTCACCGCCCCACCGTCGGGGAAGTAGACCGCATACTGCCGCCCGCGATCGGCGGCACAGTAGGCTTCGTTCTCCGCCCGGCTGGAGAGCAGACCGTTGTCCGGCTCGGCGACAAAGACGTTGAATTCATCGGTGAATATCCGCACGCTCTTGAGGTGCGTCTGAGCCAGCTCGCTCAGCCCGACACCATATAATCCGGGCCTGGGCCCCGGACGGTGGAAGCGCGCGGAAGCGCACCCGCCGAGGATGTTGTGCCAGAGCTTGCGCGTCGCTTCGACGACGCTGCCGCCGTGGCGCTCGCCGCCGTATATCTTCACGTTGTTCATCGGGCGCGGCGGCTCGGCGATCAGCTTCCGGGCCGCCTGCATGTTGTCCCAGTGCGTCTGGCCCACCTGGTGGTTGTTCTGAGAGATGTCGACATAGGAGTAGAGATCGGGGTGGTCGAAGGTGCGGCGGTGCATCGGGCTGTTCAGGTTCCAGGCGTCCCACATCTCCGTGACCTCAACGCCCGCGCCGGCCTCCGCCGCCTTGGCGCGGATGAACTTCGCCCAGTGGCGGCTCCACTCCTCGGAGTCGTTCGTTTCGTTGGAGATGCAGTAGAGGACGTTGCCGTAGCCAAGCGAGATGGAGAGCATCTTTTCGACCAGGGTCTCCTGGCGCGCCAAGAGGCTTGGGTTGTCCTCCAGTTCCGGGAGGCTGCGGAAGAAGGGGTTCTCGCGCTGGCCCGGATGACTCGATATCGCTTCCTGCAGGCCGCTCTCGTCGGCGGTGTAGTTGGTGTTGTTCTTGGGGTTGAAAGGGTTCACATCCCATGAGCCGCGGGCGTAGTCGAAACGGTCGAACACCTCGATCTGGACGATGATGTCTCGGTCGCGCGTCATGCGCAGGAAGTCGTCGAAACGCTGCCAGTACTGCGCGTTGAAGCGGTCAAGATCGTAGCGGCCGGTCTTTGCGTCTCGGTGGTACGGCCAAAGGTCGCCATCGCTGTAAGTGGCCATCGTGTTCCGGATATAGTTTCCTCCTACCGAAACCAGCAGGTCAAGATGGGACTCCAGCCCGCTCGGCGGAAGCGCATCGGGGCGATTGAAGGGGTTTACCGTGTCGCTACCGCCCAGCAGCAGGACCGGCTGGCCCTTGTACTGCCAGTAGCGGGGATTGGCCTCATAAGGCCGAATGCGGTTGCTGCTCGCCTCGACGGACGCGGCGGGCGATCCACTGCTCGATGAACCCGCGAGCAGCACCCACGGTTCGGCTGACGGCGCGGCCAGGGACGGGGACTGGGCGTCAACACGCCCCTCGCCCGCGAAGGCACCGGTGCGCGGATTGAACCAGCGATAGGGCAACGCACGCTGGAGGCCGGTGAGCGTCGCTGAGCCGCCTTCGGGCAGATAGACGATGTAAAGCTCGCCCGGTTTGCCGACAGCCTGCGGACCGAGGTCCGGCAGCTTGGTCATATCGGTGATGTCATAGTCCGCCAGCGCACGGCCGACGTACCCGACGTACCGGCTGCCCTCCTGCTGCATCGCCTCGCGCCAGGAGCGGCCGGGCGCATTGGCCCAGGCAGGCCAGCCGGGCTCATCCGCGAAGAGTTTCCATTGCCACAAGCCGCCGGCGCCATAAACGACGCCCATCGTGCCGGCGGCGGTGAGGTTCAGCCAGGCCTCGTGGCCCTGCCACCAACCAGCGCCGTTGTTGGCATCGCGGATCCCCTCATACGTGGGTTCGCCGTTAGCGACGGCCTTGATCGGCAGGTTGTCATGCATCCGGCGGACCTTGTCCGGCAGGTGCTTGCCGCCGTGACCGGTCTGGCACCACTGGAAGTCCAGCCACGGCGCATCCTGCATTGAGCGGTTGTAGTGGAAGCATTTGTCCTTCGCCTGATTGGAGGGCTGGTAATCGTCGAAGGGGTTGTAGTGGAATCCCGTCGGCTGCCGGTAGGCGTCCCAGCGCTCGACTTCCTCGCCACCGGCGATGGTGCAGGGATAGGCGCCGACGCCGTCACCGCTGACGAGCCACATCGCCGGACGCGCGCCGTAGCGCGCGACGAGGTAGCGGCAATAGCGGGCATATTCGGCCGGGACCGCATGAGTGCCGAGCACGCGCTGGCCCTTCCAGCCGTAACCCTGGAAGACCGGCTGCAGCACCGGCACGATCCCGTGCGCGTGCAGGATGTCGAGCAGACGGTCCATCATCTGGAAATACTCAGGGCGCAGCCGGTTGAGGTGACCGTCGGGCAGATCCTCGAAACCCACATCGAAGCCGCCGACCTCATGGCGGTTGCGCGGCCCGCGGGCGTCGCGGTCGGGCTGTACGGTCATCAGCAGGGCCGCGTTGAAGCCCTTGGCCTGCCGGTCGCAGGCGTACTCGGTGACCGCCTCGACGGTGCCCCGCCACGGCAGCGCCCACGGGGTGTCCGCGACCATCACGAAGGGCGTGCCGTCCTGGTGGATGACGTTGCGCTTGCCGGGCGACATCTTGAGCAATCCGTGCCGGGTCAACGGGTGATCGCCCCCGTAGGCGGATACTTGGAGCTCGCCGTGGCGGTGGTGCAGTCCGCCGTCGTTGGGTTGTGAGCATTCGCTGCGCCAGGTCCAGCGGCCGGTGGCCGGGGCCGCGAGGCGGACGATCCAGGTGCGACCGCCGTCCCAGAAGGCGGGACGGCGCAACGTGCGCTGGTCCGGGCCGCGGAACTCGACGTGCAGATCGATGTCGGTATACGGGTTGGCGTAATCGCGGTCGGCGATGAACATCAACTCCACGGGCTCCCATTGCGCCGCCCGGCCGGGCTGCGCGAGTTGGTAGTTCGTCATCCGGTCGTAGAAGTCGGCCATGATCGCGTCGCGGTCGAAGTTCTCCCATAGGATGATCTTGCGGGGGTTGTCCGGGCGGTCCACCCAGCGGCCGTCCTTCAAGATCGGGGCCGGTATCTCGACGGCCCTGGCCCAAGCGGGATTCTTCACGATCGCGACCGCCGCCATGTCGAACAGCGCCCGCGAGGGCGGATCGCCATGGAGCGTGATGTTCTTGAACAGGCTGATCGCATAATCGCCGAAACAGGAGAATTCGCCCCCGTGGCGTCCCGTCACGGGTGGAGAGA
Protein-coding regions in this window:
- a CDS encoding DUF4038 domain-containing protein, producing the protein MRITLQLLFLAALCLLAVSGISLGQSNPEKIRVILDTDANNELDDQHAIAYLLFNGDVFDVEAITVNRTRAGGGVDQHLAEARRVVELCGLDGQIPVLRGADKSFEEIKGQLDRPDFDGAEAVNFIIERAKAADSRRLVLLPVGKLTNIALALAKEPSIIPKVRVVWLGSNYPDPGEYNQVNDEPSLNYILDTGVDFEIAIVRYGKPSGTDAVRATLDEIRKIMPGKGPKVSPPVTGRHGGEFSCFGDYAISLFKNITLHGDPPSRALFDMAAVAIVKNPAWARAVEIPAPILKDGRWVDRPDNPRKIILWENFDRDAIMADFYDRMTNYQLAQPGRAAQWEPVELMFIADRDYANPYTDIDLHVEFRGPDQRTLRRPAFWDGGRTWIVRLAAPATGRWTWRSECSQPNDGGLHHRHGELQVSAYGGDHPLTRHGLLKMSPGKRNVIHQDGTPFVMVADTPWALPWRGTVEAVTEYACDRQAKGFNAALLMTVQPDRDARGPRNRHEVGGFDVGFEDLPDGHLNRLRPEYFQMMDRLLDILHAHGIVPVLQPVFQGYGWKGQRVLGTHAVPAEYARYCRYLVARYGARPAMWLVSGDGVGAYPCTIAGGEEVERWDAYRQPTGFHYNPFDDYQPSNQAKDKCFHYNRSMQDAPWLDFQWCQTGHGGKHLPDKVRRMHDNLPIKAVANGEPTYEGIRDANNGAGWWQGHEAWLNLTAAGTMGVVYGAGGLWQWKLFADEPGWPAWANAPGRSWREAMQQEGSRYVGYVGRALADYDITDMTKLPDLGPQAVGKPGELYIVYLPEGGSATLTGLQRALPYRWFNPRTGAFAGEGRVDAQSPSLAAPSAEPWVLLAGSSSSGSPAASVEASSNRIRPYEANPRYWQYKGQPVLLLGGSDTVNPFNRPDALPPSGLESHLDLLVSVGGNYIRNTMATYSDGDLWPYHRDAKTGRYDLDRFNAQYWQRFDDFLRMTRDRDIIVQIEVFDRFDYARGSWDVNPFNPKNNTNYTADESGLQEAISSHPGQRENPFFRSLPELEDNPSLLARQETLVEKMLSISLGYGNVLYCISNETNDSEEWSRHWAKFIRAKAAEAGAGVEVTEMWDAWNLNSPMHRRTFDHPDLYSYVDISQNNHQVGQTHWDNMQAARKLIAEPPRPMNNVKIYGGERHGGSVVEATRKLWHNILGGCASARFHRPGPRPGLYGVGLSELAQTHLKSVRIFTDEFNVFVAEPDNGLLSSRAENEAYCAADRGRQYAVYFPDGGAVTVDVSAAQGPLEVRWLDINRSAWQEAETVAPSRALKLETPGKGQWAVLILAR